Proteins encoded within one genomic window of Pristis pectinata isolate sPriPec2 chromosome 5, sPriPec2.1.pri, whole genome shotgun sequence:
- the zgc:85777 gene encoding probable acyl-CoA dehydrogenase 6 has translation MRSSSAMASSCGGMLMGRRIAACWLFGPRRRFYSEKATLKDPSSPPIRDIIYTQEHYSLRESLRKIIEKKINPFVDKWEEEGMFPAHRIFKILGEAGFLGVNRPKEYGGLGLEFSYNVAVAEELGNIHCGGIPMAIGVQTDMATPALARFGSEELKRQFLQPTIAGDMVACLGVSEAGAGSDVANIKTKAVKSGDDYIINGGKMWITNGCQADWMCLLANTSDGPLHKSKSLICLPMKLPGINVARKLDKLGMRSSDTAEIFFEDVRVPRKYLIGDEGMGFTYQMLQFQEERMWSVAVILSPMKNIIQETIEYTRQRKIFNQPVLHNQTVHYRLAELETEIELVRSLLYRCVAQYIQGEDVTKLASMAKLKAGRLVREVTDSCLQFWGGMGFTNEVLVSRLYRDMRLMSIGAGADEVMLSIICKYMGTFPGTK, from the exons ATGCGCAGCTCTAGTGCTATGGCTTCCAGCTGTGGTGGGATGTTGATGGGGAGACGGATCGCAGCCTGTTGGCTGTTCGGTCCCAGGCGCAGATTTTACTCCGAGAAAGCGACTCTGAAAGATCCTTCCTCCCCGCCGATCCGGGACATCATCTACACTCAGGAGCATTACAGTCTGAGAGAGTCGCTCCGGAAG ATAATTGAGAAGAAAATCAATCCCTTTGTTGACAAATGGGAAGAAGAAGGAATGTTCCCAGCCCATAGAATCTTCAAAATTCTTGGAGAAGCTGGCTTCCTGGGCGTTAACAGGCCAAAAG AATATGGTGGCCTTGGTTTGGAATTCAGCTATAATGTTGCTGTGGCAGAAGAGCTGGGAAACATACATTGTGGTGGAATTCCCATGGCTATTGGCGTCCAGACTGACATGGCGACACCTGCTTTAGCCAG ATTTGGCTCAGAGGAATTGAAACGCCAATTTCTTCAACCTACCATTGCTGGAGACATGGTAGCCTGTTTAGGAGTCAGTGAAGCTGGAGCTGGATCTGATGTTGCAA ATATCAAGACGAAAGCTGTAAAGAGCGGAGATGACTATATAATAAATGGAGGGAAAATGTGGATAACTAATGGTTGTCAAGCTGACTGGATGTGTCTTTTAGCAAACACCAGTGATGGGCCTCTTCACAAAAGCAAGTCTCTCATTTGTCTGCCCATGAAATTACCAG GAATTAATGTGGCTAGGAAGCTCGATAAGTTAGGCATGAGATCATCTGACACAGCAGAGATCTTTTTTGAAGACGTTAGGGTTCCAAGAAAATATCTCATTGGGGATGAAGGAATGGGCTTCACCTATCAGATGTTACAATTCCAAGAAGAACGTATGTGGAGTGTTGCAGTAA tATTGTCTCCGATGAAAAATATCATACAAGAAACAATTGAATATACACGACAACGTAAAATTTTTAACCAACCTGTGTTGCATAACCAGACAGTGCACTATCGCCTTGCTGAACTTGAGACTGAAATTGAACTTGTTCGTTCTCTTCTTTATCGTTGTGTTG ctcAATATATTCAAGGGGAAGATGTGACCAAATTAGCCTCAATGGCAAAGTTGAAGGCAGGCCGTCTGGTTCGTGAGGTTACTGATAGCTGTCTCCAGTTCTGGGGAGGAATGGGCTTTACCAATGAAGTGTTGGTCAGCAGACTGTATAG GGATATGAGGTTGATGTCAATTGGAGCTGGTGCAGATGAAGTCATGTTGTCCATCATATGCAAGTACATGGGGACCTTTCCTGGAACGAAATGA